A region from the Geotrypetes seraphini chromosome 10, aGeoSer1.1, whole genome shotgun sequence genome encodes:
- the SLC16A5 gene encoding monocarboxylate transporter 6 isoform X2, with translation MLASSFSQSIGQLYLTGGFIAGLGLCFTFQAGVTVLGYYFIRRRTLANALAATGASVGMAIWPLFSQYLLGIMGWRGSFLIFGGVLLNCCVCGAVMRPVRAHPALQSPKEDCGQLEYDQQPDSVELIGHKGPEKPPLFNGTSSVDHDKSQLQSKTSSCMMAMKKYMAFDLFCQNKRYQIFTVGVAWLVMGFVLPLFYLVPYATNHKTEENKAAFLLALIGFINIFIRPIAGVVSGMRFFKEKLIYVFSISVLVNAASNFISAVSASYSILLVYVAVYSVSMSFIGALIFQVLMDIVGMKRFPSAFGLFTILESITILTGPPLAGLLVDLTNEYSYIFYACAVNGIAAGLFICLSSYALDRKEVKMKATKGLPLKAIYMEVPVKSEHTSGTAP, from the exons ATGCTGGCCAGCTCCTTTTCCCAATCCATTGGTCAGCTCTACCTGACTGGAGGCTTTATTGCAG GACTTGGGTTGTGTTTCACGTTCCAGGCCGGAGTGACCGTGCTGGGGTACTACTTCATCCGCCGCAGGACCCTCGCCAATGCCTTGGCCGCTACTGGAGCCTCAGTTGGCATGGCTATCTGGCCATTGTTCTCCCAGTACCTGCTGGGCATAATGGGCTGGAGAGGCTCATTCCTTATCTTTGGAGGCGTGCTGTTGAACTGTTGTGTCTGTGGAGCTGTAATGAGGCCTGTCCGGGCCCACCCAGCACTACAATCCCCTAAAGAGGATTGTGGGCAGCTTGAATATGATCAGCAACCAGACAGCGTTGAGCTCATCGGTCACAAGGGGCCTGAGAAGCCACCTCTTTTCAATGGAACCAGCAGTGTGGACCATGACAAGAGCCAACTCCAGAGTAAGACATCTTCCTGTATGATGGCTATGAAGAAGTACATGGCTTTTGACCTTTTCTGCCAGAATAAACGCTATCAGATCTTCACGGTGGGTGTGGCCTGGTTGGTGATGGGCTTCGTATTGCCACTGTTCTATTTGGTGCCCTATGCTACCAATCATAAAACTGAAGAGAACAAAGCTGCCTTCCTGCTAGCACTTATTGGTTTCATCAACATCTTCATACGTCCCATAGCTGGGGTGGTATCAGGGATGCGTTTCTTCAAGGAGAAATTGATCTATGTGTTTAGTATATCTGTACTAGTCAATGCCGCAAGCAACTTCATTTCTGCTGTGTCAGCAAGTTACTCCATACTGCTTGTGTACGTCGCGGTGTACAGCGTGTCCATGAGTTTCATAGGGGCACTGATCTTCCAGGTACTGATGGATATTGTGGGAATGAAGCGTTTCCCTAGTGCCTTTGGACTTTTCACTATCCTGGAAAGCATCACCATCCTCACTGGACCTCCACTAGCAG GGCTCCTGGTGGACCTCACTAATGAGTACAGTTATATTTTCTATGCCTGTGCTGTCAACGGGATCGCAGCTGGGCTGTTCATATGTCTCTCATCTTATGCTCTGGACAGGAAAGAGGTCAAAATGAAAGCAACAAAGGGACTGCCTCTTAAAGCAATTTACATGGAAGTCCCAGTTAAATCAGAACATACCAGTGGAACTGCTCCATAA
- the SLC16A5 gene encoding monocarboxylate transporter 6 isoform X1 yields MSLKDRGKSEVPEGRWAWVVLLAVVVSQGLSLGFPSCVGIFYSDIQHAFQATNSETSWFPSIVTAVLHAGGPFCSILVERYGCRFTVILGGFLSGVGMLASSFSQSIGQLYLTGGFIAGLGLCFTFQAGVTVLGYYFIRRRTLANALAATGASVGMAIWPLFSQYLLGIMGWRGSFLIFGGVLLNCCVCGAVMRPVRAHPALQSPKEDCGQLEYDQQPDSVELIGHKGPEKPPLFNGTSSVDHDKSQLQSKTSSCMMAMKKYMAFDLFCQNKRYQIFTVGVAWLVMGFVLPLFYLVPYATNHKTEENKAAFLLALIGFINIFIRPIAGVVSGMRFFKEKLIYVFSISVLVNAASNFISAVSASYSILLVYVAVYSVSMSFIGALIFQVLMDIVGMKRFPSAFGLFTILESITILTGPPLAGLLVDLTNEYSYIFYACAVNGIAAGLFICLSSYALDRKEVKMKATKGLPLKAIYMEVPVKSEHTSGTAP; encoded by the exons ATGTCTCTAAAAGACCGAGGCAAGTCGGAAGTTCCAGAAGGAAGATGGGCTTGGGTTGTCCTTCTGGCTGTCGTGGTGTCTCAGGGGCTCAGTCTGGGCTTTCCCTCCTGCGTGGGAATCTTTTATTCAGACATACAGCATGCGTTCCAGGCCACCAACAGCGAAACCTCCTGGTTCCCCTCTATCGTGACAGCTGTGTTGCATGCAGGTG GGCCTTTCTGTAGCATCTTGGTGGAGCGTTATGGCTGCCGCTTCACGGTCATTTTAGGAGGCTTCCTCAGCGGAGTGGGGATGCTGGCCAGCTCCTTTTCCCAATCCATTGGTCAGCTCTACCTGACTGGAGGCTTTATTGCAG GACTTGGGTTGTGTTTCACGTTCCAGGCCGGAGTGACCGTGCTGGGGTACTACTTCATCCGCCGCAGGACCCTCGCCAATGCCTTGGCCGCTACTGGAGCCTCAGTTGGCATGGCTATCTGGCCATTGTTCTCCCAGTACCTGCTGGGCATAATGGGCTGGAGAGGCTCATTCCTTATCTTTGGAGGCGTGCTGTTGAACTGTTGTGTCTGTGGAGCTGTAATGAGGCCTGTCCGGGCCCACCCAGCACTACAATCCCCTAAAGAGGATTGTGGGCAGCTTGAATATGATCAGCAACCAGACAGCGTTGAGCTCATCGGTCACAAGGGGCCTGAGAAGCCACCTCTTTTCAATGGAACCAGCAGTGTGGACCATGACAAGAGCCAACTCCAGAGTAAGACATCTTCCTGTATGATGGCTATGAAGAAGTACATGGCTTTTGACCTTTTCTGCCAGAATAAACGCTATCAGATCTTCACGGTGGGTGTGGCCTGGTTGGTGATGGGCTTCGTATTGCCACTGTTCTATTTGGTGCCCTATGCTACCAATCATAAAACTGAAGAGAACAAAGCTGCCTTCCTGCTAGCACTTATTGGTTTCATCAACATCTTCATACGTCCCATAGCTGGGGTGGTATCAGGGATGCGTTTCTTCAAGGAGAAATTGATCTATGTGTTTAGTATATCTGTACTAGTCAATGCCGCAAGCAACTTCATTTCTGCTGTGTCAGCAAGTTACTCCATACTGCTTGTGTACGTCGCGGTGTACAGCGTGTCCATGAGTTTCATAGGGGCACTGATCTTCCAGGTACTGATGGATATTGTGGGAATGAAGCGTTTCCCTAGTGCCTTTGGACTTTTCACTATCCTGGAAAGCATCACCATCCTCACTGGACCTCCACTAGCAG GGCTCCTGGTGGACCTCACTAATGAGTACAGTTATATTTTCTATGCCTGTGCTGTCAACGGGATCGCAGCTGGGCTGTTCATATGTCTCTCATCTTATGCTCTGGACAGGAAAGAGGTCAAAATGAAAGCAACAAAGGGACTGCCTCTTAAAGCAATTTACATGGAAGTCCCAGTTAAATCAGAACATACCAGTGGAACTGCTCCATAA